A region of Lichenibacterium dinghuense DNA encodes the following proteins:
- a CDS encoding S1 family peptidase: MADARGITARRGALRRAAAAAALACAGHPALAVVGPSRDASSAVADSAVMVLQRQGSAAGFCTGVVVAPRAVLTAAHCVPPGADIRIHYRDAAGAPVLLPVAGVVRHPGYRADAIARRERSVDLAVVSLPEPLPTAFRPAVLGSEAGTAVGSRFTVAGFGLAREGEPRSSGRLRAADLAARAPLSDVLLWAEDPSHGGAGACTGDSGGPVLDASGAVAALTLWSAGDGRRRCGALTQAIWLAPYRAWIAEAAGR; this comes from the coding sequence GTGGCGGACGCCCGCGGCATCACGGCGAGGCGTGGCGCCCTCCGCCGCGCCGCCGCCGCCGCTGCGCTGGCCTGCGCCGGTCATCCCGCCCTCGCCGTGGTCGGCCCCTCGCGCGACGCCTCCAGCGCGGTCGCCGACAGCGCCGTCATGGTGCTTCAGCGGCAGGGCTCCGCGGCGGGCTTTTGCACCGGGGTCGTGGTCGCGCCCCGCGCCGTGCTGACGGCCGCCCATTGCGTTCCGCCGGGCGCCGACATCCGCATCCACTACAGGGACGCCGCGGGCGCGCCGGTGCTGCTGCCCGTCGCGGGCGTGGTCCGCCATCCCGGCTACCGCGCCGACGCCATCGCCAGGCGCGAGCGCTCGGTCGACCTCGCAGTGGTGAGCCTGCCGGAGCCGCTGCCCACGGCCTTCCGGCCCGCCGTCCTCGGGAGCGAGGCCGGCACCGCGGTCGGCTCCCGCTTCACCGTCGCGGGCTTCGGCCTCGCGCGGGAAGGCGAGCCGCGGTCCTCGGGGCGCCTGCGCGCGGCGGACCTCGCCGCCCGCGCGCCGCTCTCGGATGTCCTGCTCTGGGCCGAGGACCCGTCGCACGGCGGCGCGGGGGCCTGCACGGGCGATTCCGGCGGCCCGGTTCTCGACGCGTCCGGCGCGGTCGCGGCCCTGACGCTGTGGTCCGCGGGGGACGGCCGGCGCCGGTGCGGCGCGCTCACGCAGGCGATCTGGCTCGCGCCCTACCGCGCCTGGATCGCGGAGGCGGCCGGGCGGTGA
- a CDS encoding YcgN family cysteine cluster protein codes for MTDPFWRRPLSSLTQLEWESLCDGCGRCCLVKLEDEDTGRILYTDVACTLYDAGACRCADYPGRQGRVPDCVKLTPEAVAELDWLPPTCAYRLVEQGQDLAWWHHLKSGSRDTVHEAGVGVRGRIGAMEHDVAVEDLPDRIVTWPDRWPKRAKRPR; via the coding sequence ATGACCGACCCTTTCTGGCGTAGACCCCTGTCGTCCTTAACCCAGCTTGAATGGGAAAGCCTCTGCGACGGCTGCGGCCGCTGCTGCCTGGTCAAGCTCGAGGACGAGGACACGGGCCGGATCCTCTATACCGACGTCGCCTGCACGCTCTACGACGCGGGCGCGTGCCGCTGCGCCGACTATCCCGGGCGGCAGGGCCGCGTGCCCGACTGCGTCAAGCTGACCCCCGAGGCGGTCGCCGAGCTCGACTGGCTGCCGCCGACCTGCGCCTACCGCCTGGTCGAGCAGGGGCAGGACCTCGCCTGGTGGCATCACCTGAAGTCGGGCAGCCGCGACACCGTGCACGAGGCCGGCGTCGGGGTGCGCGGCAGGATCGGCGCGATGGAGCACGACGTCGCCGTCGAGGATCTGCCGGACCGCATCGTGACCTGGCCGGACCGATGGCCGAAACGGGCCAAGCGGCCGCGCTGA